The following coding sequences lie in one Halomonas sp. 'Soap Lake #6' genomic window:
- a CDS encoding glycosyltransferase family 4 protein, protein MTVWRAFKSLGWMQHKKGWRQYGWRYPFLFWAVARLFNKSWYLLRYPDVAAAKGNAFAHCLLYGLGEGRELSPRISISGYGYRYGGNKLWEPAQAVIHYWWWGRWRGLSPMPCFPGSGAQAALNGQPCLAVFAHTVNPRLYGAERSLLDALRTLEKLGVATVVVVPNASNPGYLATLQRVSRAVYVIPYGWWQEGEADDSSTLTAIQALLEATGANAVYVNTLTLQAPSVAARQLGLPVLTHVRELPAHDPGLCQALNSSAEGVVAHAVAHSDLLIVNSQCTAEAFQHRGVPVAVVPNMIDMHVWQAVPALQLDVQRPLRVGLLGSLIHKKGLVDFAALADALARKGVAVECCLYGASTPDLEALLHQRLGEGLKKGLEEGLKEDLKEDLKEGKKGHLIHKGYAEDPQDALANLDIVVNLSHFQESFGRTVLEAMAAGRPVVAYDWGALPELVAHGKTGFLAPKGDVQRVAQWVEALAVEPKLLVTMGHAGRQRANALFSAKAHQVAMAQALSYLFPVATVEAEPQSDVSVSNDLTMTSSDYQHKTDRQND, encoded by the coding sequence ATGACGGTATGGCGGGCGTTTAAAAGCCTGGGGTGGATGCAGCACAAGAAGGGGTGGCGGCAGTATGGCTGGCGTTACCCCTTTTTGTTTTGGGCAGTAGCACGCTTGTTCAATAAGTCGTGGTATTTGCTGCGCTATCCGGATGTAGCCGCTGCGAAGGGGAACGCCTTCGCCCACTGTCTGTTATACGGCCTTGGTGAGGGCCGTGAGCTATCTCCGCGTATTAGCATCAGCGGTTATGGTTACCGTTATGGTGGCAATAAATTGTGGGAGCCTGCCCAGGCGGTTATTCATTATTGGTGGTGGGGGCGTTGGCGAGGGTTAAGCCCAATGCCCTGTTTTCCCGGCAGTGGTGCGCAAGCAGCACTGAATGGGCAGCCTTGTTTAGCAGTATTTGCTCACACGGTTAACCCGCGGTTATATGGTGCAGAACGTAGCTTGTTAGATGCGCTGCGTACTCTTGAGAAGCTAGGTGTTGCCACTGTGGTGGTAGTGCCTAACGCTAGTAACCCAGGCTATTTAGCCACGTTGCAACGCGTTAGCCGTGCGGTATATGTCATCCCTTATGGTTGGTGGCAAGAGGGCGAGGCTGATGACTCCAGCACGCTAACGGCGATACAGGCGCTGCTTGAAGCCACTGGCGCTAATGCTGTGTATGTGAATACGCTAACACTTCAAGCGCCTTCGGTTGCGGCTAGGCAGCTAGGCTTGCCCGTGTTAACACACGTTCGCGAGCTACCCGCGCATGACCCAGGCCTTTGCCAAGCGTTAAATAGTTCGGCTGAGGGTGTAGTAGCCCATGCTGTTGCCCATTCAGACCTTTTGATTGTGAACTCTCAATGTACTGCCGAGGCGTTCCAGCACCGGGGCGTGCCGGTTGCAGTGGTACCCAATATGATAGATATGCATGTTTGGCAGGCGGTGCCTGCTTTACAGCTGGATGTGCAACGGCCGCTGCGGGTTGGGTTACTGGGAAGCTTGATTCATAAAAAAGGGCTTGTAGACTTTGCCGCCCTTGCAGATGCCTTGGCACGCAAGGGCGTTGCGGTAGAGTGTTGTTTATATGGGGCAAGTACCCCGGATTTAGAAGCTTTACTGCATCAGCGTCTTGGAGAAGGTCTTAAAAAGGGCCTTGAAGAGGGTCTTAAAGAAGATCTTAAAGAAGATCTTAAAGAGGGTAAGAAAGGTCATTTAATTCATAAAGGCTATGCGGAAGACCCGCAGGATGCGCTGGCGAACCTGGATATTGTGGTGAACCTCTCTCACTTTCAGGAGTCTTTTGGCCGTACTGTATTAGAGGCGATGGCTGCTGGAAGACCCGTGGTGGCCTATGATTGGGGTGCACTGCCTGAACTTGTAGCGCATGGCAAAACAGGATTTTTAGCCCCTAAGGGGGATGTGCAGCGCGTAGCCCAGTGGGTTGAAGCACTGGCAGTGGAGCCTAAATTGCTCGTTACTATGGGGCATGCTGGCCGCCAGCGTGCCAATGCGCTGTTTAGTGCCAAGGCGCACCAGGTAGCGATGGCACAGGCGTTAAGCTATCTATTTCCTGTGGCCACGGTAGAAGCCGAGCCGCAAAGCGATGTTTCGGTTAGTAACGATTTAACGATGACTAGTAGTGACTATCAGCACAAGACTGATAGACAAAACGATTAG
- a CDS encoding enolase C-terminal domain-like protein, which produces MLSNFLSYFVGKSDSKKTSVHKIFKAECYKAVVPLITPFSTSRFTSTKSTNYIVRLECDGFVGIGEAAARGPKLTGDHKKYNSGIIEKMLDIVSESTIDFNDKESALTSIKAICSELEACAVENARKVNENKPFRGILSGFDIALLDLTAKKLGITVSSLLGEKRERTYVSASTLSASKGAAEIIDRLRSQAQKFDAFRCKGAADHAENLDRLDGMRSVNKELSKNTSYWLDLNEALSLESAVEFIHLIVDWMSKEDNEKQLMIIEQPVPKKYVKELCALQQLCDDLLPLKHGRIAIMADESLWDLDDFKHLMSHGGCKAINIKIPKAGGLIKALELGEYVEKNSPDTMVYIGGMIGTSDMMGRAIYNLYKALPRIDFCTTSPAANVEKNLAKNPLRYASASTNEILLGGGSGLGSDLDYKAIEKYKEDVIPRGEDVSFTLPLVFDNSLNIYENKELLGFIPRELDNHLIEREALLLGLNSVRSTSTKFSVFEADNIATFSWTMPLGLPKETRLVCKEKAVTKELFRSAGAPVAEGRSYSINDDRAEIVAYAEKLGWPVVVKPGVGTGGVGVTANITNTEELLWAIEQLSENKLASDRNNGTLILEKHIAGKELRILVAGGKAISAVERIQPHVTGDGKHNVSVLIDHKNYLRAKNPNLSNSKLKKGDAAKFQLNRQGMTFESVPGAGKVITLSPVFSISQGADSRSVIDSIHGSVLAAAVKATSGVEGLHEAGVDLILEDYTKPIEGQQACVCEVNTSPAISSAHFPMYGKPVNVAREFLCSVLHRKWGENYSHIDTALENSSYTGIFIEVEGELDHHQHTYILRELEAEGVECEIKRYRFVTALSCKGDLSKILTLPSLISMLISSSSDVRKVTSFLF; this is translated from the coding sequence ATGTTATCAAATTTTTTGAGCTATTTTGTTGGTAAAAGTGATTCAAAAAAGACAAGTGTCCACAAGATTTTCAAAGCCGAATGCTATAAAGCTGTTGTTCCGTTAATAACTCCATTTTCTACTTCTCGTTTTACAAGCACAAAGTCTACAAATTACATTGTCAGGCTCGAGTGTGATGGTTTTGTTGGCATAGGTGAGGCCGCTGCTCGGGGGCCTAAGCTTACAGGCGATCATAAAAAGTATAACTCAGGCATTATTGAAAAGATGCTCGATATAGTTAGTGAAAGCACTATCGACTTCAATGATAAAGAGTCTGCGTTAACTTCAATCAAAGCCATTTGTTCAGAGTTAGAGGCTTGTGCTGTAGAAAATGCTAGGAAGGTTAATGAAAACAAGCCGTTTAGAGGAATTCTTTCGGGCTTTGATATTGCTCTGCTGGATTTGACTGCTAAAAAGCTAGGTATAACTGTATCGTCTTTATTGGGAGAAAAAAGAGAGCGTACTTATGTCTCTGCTTCCACGCTTTCAGCATCCAAAGGTGCTGCGGAAATTATTGATAGATTACGTAGTCAGGCACAAAAGTTTGATGCGTTTCGCTGTAAAGGCGCAGCAGACCATGCTGAAAACCTTGATAGGTTAGACGGCATGAGAAGTGTTAACAAAGAGCTATCAAAGAATACATCTTACTGGCTGGATTTGAATGAAGCCCTTTCACTTGAAAGTGCAGTCGAGTTTATACATTTAATTGTTGACTGGATGAGCAAGGAGGATAATGAAAAGCAGTTAATGATTATTGAGCAGCCTGTTCCTAAGAAGTATGTGAAAGAGCTATGTGCTCTACAGCAACTGTGTGATGATTTGCTGCCACTGAAACATGGCAGAATCGCTATTATGGCAGATGAGTCATTATGGGATTTGGATGATTTTAAACACCTAATGAGTCATGGCGGCTGTAAAGCAATTAATATAAAAATACCTAAGGCTGGTGGTTTAATTAAAGCTTTGGAGCTTGGGGAGTATGTTGAGAAAAACTCGCCGGATACCATGGTATATATAGGTGGTATGATTGGTACCAGCGATATGATGGGCAGGGCTATTTACAACCTTTATAAAGCACTTCCTAGAATTGATTTTTGCACAACATCGCCTGCTGCAAACGTTGAAAAAAATCTTGCAAAAAATCCACTTCGCTATGCTTCTGCTTCAACAAATGAAATTCTTCTGGGAGGTGGCTCGGGTTTAGGGTCTGACTTGGACTATAAAGCAATAGAGAAATATAAAGAAGATGTGATTCCAAGAGGAGAGGATGTTTCTTTCACTCTACCACTAGTTTTTGATAATTCACTGAATATTTACGAGAACAAAGAGCTTCTCGGCTTTATTCCTAGAGAACTTGATAATCACCTAATTGAGCGTGAAGCACTGCTGCTTGGGCTTAATTCAGTTCGTTCTACATCAACTAAATTCTCAGTTTTCGAAGCTGATAATATAGCCACCTTTTCCTGGACTATGCCGTTAGGTCTTCCTAAAGAAACAAGGCTTGTATGTAAGGAAAAAGCGGTTACCAAAGAGTTGTTTAGGTCAGCAGGTGCCCCTGTAGCAGAGGGTAGGTCATATAGTATTAATGATGATAGGGCTGAAATTGTTGCCTATGCAGAAAAGTTGGGTTGGCCTGTGGTTGTTAAGCCAGGAGTAGGAACCGGTGGTGTTGGTGTAACTGCAAATATCACCAACACTGAAGAGTTATTATGGGCAATAGAGCAACTGTCTGAAAATAAACTGGCTAGCGACAGAAATAATGGCACCTTAATATTAGAAAAGCACATCGCTGGTAAAGAGCTTCGAATTTTAGTCGCTGGTGGTAAGGCGATTAGTGCAGTAGAAAGAATTCAACCGCATGTTACTGGCGATGGAAAACATAATGTTTCGGTGCTGATTGATCATAAGAACTACTTAAGGGCTAAGAACCCAAATCTTTCTAATAGTAAATTAAAGAAGGGGGATGCTGCTAAATTCCAGCTAAACCGGCAGGGAATGACTTTTGAATCAGTTCCTGGGGCTGGTAAGGTTATAACGCTTAGCCCTGTGTTTTCAATTAGCCAAGGGGCAGATAGCCGTTCAGTCATCGACTCTATTCATGGTTCGGTACTAGCTGCAGCAGTTAAAGCTACCAGTGGTGTTGAGGGATTACATGAGGCTGGTGTAGATTTAATTCTTGAGGACTACACTAAACCGATTGAAGGGCAGCAAGCATGTGTTTGTGAAGTCAATACAAGCCCCGCGATCTCATCCGCTCACTTTCCTATGTATGGCAAACCGGTCAACGTAGCGCGTGAGTTTTTATGCTCTGTGTTGCACAGAAAGTGGGGAGAGAATTACTCCCATATTGACACAGCGCTTGAGAATTCTAGCTATACGGGTATTTTTATCGAGGTCGAGGGTGAGTTAGACCATCACCAGCACACCTACATTCTTCGTGAACTGGAAGCGGAAGGGGTTGAGTGTGAAATTAAACGCTACCGATTCGTAACTGCTTTATCTTGTAAAGGGGACTTGTCTAAAATTCTGACTCTCCCATCTTTGATTTCAATGTTAATCAGCAGTAGCAGTGATGTTAGAAAAGTCACGTCATTTCTTTTTTAA
- a CDS encoding glycosyltransferase family 2 protein: MAIISFLKALYPLANAKERSDIRLLAQHGEFVRGYYQPQMPAWQRWLWVRPELHFLRLGWRAGLTPSPRFDSRWYTSRYGDVGRAKVNPLLHFLRYGIHEGRLPSANGHISDFPLLQGQAVWLHHQAWHGHAGAAIPELQALAAQGQPAALWYLASWYYGQSRYEQALAYLQTLAEDDAGPYKRVVPQALLKCYVRLGKQAGLDELRDHQHFSAKGFDEAMLQLASVNLPLEQRLAPLNQWFAKRKLVPLLPVESRSGLGRLKTRRVRAKVRRRMPLVSVVVPAYNAAATINTALRSLLAQSWPNIEIIVVDDASTDGTVKRVEKRARLESKLRLIRHEKNKGAYSARNTGIKAAKGAFVTVHDSDDWSHPQKIERQVLALIQHAKVMATQSFWVRVDEHLQPLGPWHLCADWLEPNPASVMVRREVFDTLGLWDEVAVAADNEFVERLQKHYGTEALRKVAADVPLAFSLVQAASLTQRKTTHVRTIHCGVRHLYHQAASWWRERQVVPVMSNQSERRLFPTPLGNHPQPCMHYDIAIVADVSARNPELLQLLNTLLRLRQEGYRVVVCPWSRPDDFNTRWLADDMWELCHEEGIAVAHGGIKLRCGEVRVQTLAPSVSWPDSVPQLMSREGVRDLTGKPLPAAQTELLTAYLAGGGRVVL; the protein is encoded by the coding sequence GTGGCTATTATTTCTTTTTTGAAAGCGCTTTACCCGCTGGCCAATGCAAAAGAGCGCAGCGATATACGTTTGCTAGCCCAGCACGGCGAATTCGTGCGGGGCTACTATCAGCCGCAAATGCCTGCTTGGCAGCGCTGGCTGTGGGTAAGGCCTGAACTGCACTTTCTACGCTTGGGATGGCGGGCGGGGCTAACCCCTAGCCCTAGGTTTGATTCCCGGTGGTACACCAGCCGCTATGGTGATGTGGGGCGGGCTAAGGTTAACCCGCTGCTGCACTTTCTGCGCTATGGCATACATGAAGGGCGTTTGCCTTCTGCTAATGGGCATATCAGCGATTTTCCTCTGCTCCAGGGCCAAGCGGTTTGGTTGCACCACCAGGCATGGCATGGCCATGCGGGGGCTGCTATTCCTGAACTGCAGGCGTTGGCAGCCCAGGGGCAGCCTGCGGCGCTGTGGTATTTAGCTAGCTGGTACTATGGGCAGTCGCGTTATGAACAGGCACTGGCATATTTGCAAACACTGGCTGAAGATGATGCAGGGCCGTATAAGCGGGTGGTTCCCCAGGCGTTACTGAAGTGTTATGTGCGCTTGGGTAAGCAGGCTGGCCTTGACGAGCTACGCGATCATCAGCACTTTTCTGCCAAGGGGTTTGATGAGGCGATGCTGCAATTAGCATCGGTCAACTTACCTCTGGAGCAGCGCTTAGCACCGCTTAACCAGTGGTTTGCCAAGCGTAAATTGGTACCGTTACTGCCGGTGGAGTCGAGAAGTGGCTTGGGGCGGTTAAAAACACGCCGGGTGCGTGCCAAGGTGCGCAGGCGTATGCCGCTGGTGTCAGTAGTGGTGCCTGCATATAACGCCGCAGCCACGATCAATACAGCGTTGAGGTCGCTGCTGGCCCAGAGCTGGCCCAATATTGAAATCATAGTGGTAGATGATGCCAGTACCGATGGGACGGTCAAACGTGTAGAGAAAAGAGCACGTTTGGAATCTAAACTTAGGCTGATCCGGCATGAGAAAAACAAAGGTGCTTATAGCGCTAGAAACACGGGTATAAAAGCCGCTAAGGGCGCTTTTGTTACCGTGCATGACAGTGATGATTGGTCGCATCCACAAAAAATTGAGCGCCAGGTATTGGCGCTTATTCAACATGCCAAGGTGATGGCTACCCAGTCGTTTTGGGTGCGGGTAGACGAGCACTTACAGCCGCTGGGGCCATGGCATTTATGTGCTGACTGGCTGGAGCCTAACCCGGCATCTGTCATGGTTCGTCGAGAGGTATTCGATACCTTGGGGCTGTGGGATGAGGTAGCAGTAGCGGCGGATAACGAATTTGTAGAGCGCCTTCAAAAGCATTATGGCACTGAGGCATTGCGGAAAGTGGCTGCCGATGTGCCCTTGGCATTTTCGTTAGTACAGGCTGCCTCATTAACCCAGCGCAAAACGACCCACGTGCGCACCATTCACTGCGGTGTGCGGCATTTATATCATCAGGCCGCGTCGTGGTGGCGGGAACGGCAAGTGGTGCCGGTAATGTCTAACCAAAGCGAACGGCGGCTTTTCCCGACGCCTTTGGGTAACCACCCGCAGCCCTGTATGCACTACGATATTGCTATCGTGGCGGATGTTTCTGCGCGCAATCCAGAACTGCTGCAGTTGTTGAATACGCTACTGCGGCTTCGCCAGGAAGGCTACCGTGTTGTGGTTTGCCCCTGGAGCAGGCCAGATGATTTTAATACCCGTTGGCTGGCGGATGACATGTGGGAGCTATGCCACGAAGAAGGCATAGCTGTTGCCCATGGCGGTATCAAACTGCGCTGTGGCGAAGTGCGTGTACAAACGCTTGCGCCCTCGGTTAGCTGGCCAGATAGTGTGCCGCAGTTAATGTCGCGTGAAGGGGTGCGCGATCTAACAGGTAAGCCACTACCCGCTGCGCAAACAGAATTATTAACTGCGTATCTGGCTGGTGGTGGTCGAGTGGTGTTATGA
- a CDS encoding glycosyltransferase family 2 protein — MTISTRLIDKTISNDWELRTISTSNMLPRLGVAAVIKNELDALQEWVAFHLAVGVEHFVIADTGSSDGSYAYLRELSRLGLVTLVHPYGGDYGASEPFAYRSLLAACPAYLDIVAFIDADEFLLPLDEDSDSQDGDAQSSDSQSSDSQSSDSQSSDSQSSDSQSSGFQSGPDKTLPENGLRTWLGKIFSDPDVSALALNSACFGSSGERFRGDGLVIERFTQRSYSKFRYNRLYKSVVRPSRVSHFENERHAVLTAGRYVNSKGAPLQLAKEQPGVSRRVCWQGARINHYAVKSVEEFVLGQVLHRIDSTWNSTWNGTWNSTGTATHGEAYFSRFDRNGRECNAAQAWAGRVHQQSLSLPSSSAFAIPFNAPRQARWRKTLASSLSWWRRVRHAPLRSQTAPLEPPITAWKRTWPQQSRVILTQRGVLLQASLSVEGLSVAKENVKLACTWQAGVECVFPANHFGDDGSGCLDNAVHFRVELPIRSGNVRLAAVLFTDAGEQRIPLERLTLMPDASAQELQASALIGKQGWLFLDQDTNLSLYQYLGYMSLDQKAIAQWTTYAEQLVALTHQVNAKVLMVAAPSKERVMSHYHPYPMGAVSPADQVVAALPDGFCLYPEALLKQMGDDAYHVTDTHWTQQGAMHVTCEVVRRLGLVTLEEAERWFAEDQYKVVRLRGDLGNKLNPVRMAATQRLSSFDHRQLKRYDNGLANFGRVIVWENSDALLDQCCLVMGASSSYMMFPFLVRIFSRVVFVHSAGNVDVSLVHSVAAQVVLVQTNARFMVEAPKVTWSLQDTILEKTEGVSMEEHTAAFAERIPASQAKLAGWGMEKWNDCLPAGWFNA; from the coding sequence GTGACTATCAGCACAAGACTGATAGACAAAACGATTAGCAACGACTGGGAGTTAAGGACTATTTCAACGTCGAATATGCTGCCCCGGTTAGGTGTTGCGGCGGTAATTAAAAATGAATTGGATGCACTGCAAGAGTGGGTTGCTTTCCATTTGGCCGTAGGTGTTGAGCATTTTGTTATTGCAGATACTGGCAGCAGCGATGGTTCTTATGCTTATTTACGTGAACTCTCACGCCTTGGCCTAGTGACATTAGTGCATCCCTATGGCGGTGATTATGGGGCCAGCGAACCTTTCGCTTACCGTTCTTTATTGGCAGCTTGCCCCGCGTACCTGGATATTGTCGCTTTCATTGATGCGGATGAGTTTTTGCTACCGCTGGATGAGGACAGCGATTCTCAGGATGGCGATGCTCAGAGCAGTGATTCTCAGAGCAGCGATTCTCAGAGCAGTGATTCTCAGAGCAGTGATTCTCAGAGCAGTGATTCTCAGAGCAGCGGTTTTCAGAGCGGGCCTGATAAAACGCTACCAGAGAATGGGTTACGCACTTGGCTTGGTAAGATATTCAGTGACCCGGATGTGAGTGCTCTGGCGCTTAATTCTGCATGCTTTGGCTCCTCCGGGGAACGCTTTCGTGGCGATGGCTTGGTGATTGAACGCTTTACCCAGCGCTCTTACAGTAAATTCCGCTATAACCGTCTTTATAAAAGTGTGGTTAGGCCTTCGCGGGTTAGCCACTTTGAGAACGAGCGCCATGCGGTGCTAACAGCGGGCCGCTACGTTAATAGCAAAGGTGCACCACTGCAACTGGCCAAGGAGCAGCCTGGCGTAAGCCGTCGGGTGTGTTGGCAGGGCGCTCGCATTAATCATTATGCGGTAAAATCAGTGGAAGAGTTTGTGCTTGGGCAGGTATTGCATCGTATTGATAGTACCTGGAATAGTACTTGGAATGGTACTTGGAATAGTACTGGGACGGCCACCCACGGTGAGGCTTACTTCTCTCGTTTTGACCGAAATGGGCGTGAGTGTAATGCCGCTCAGGCATGGGCTGGCCGTGTTCACCAGCAGTCACTTTCGTTACCTAGTAGCAGTGCATTTGCCATCCCTTTTAATGCGCCTCGGCAGGCTCGGTGGCGTAAAACGCTGGCGTCTTCCTTATCCTGGTGGCGGCGCGTACGCCATGCACCGCTGCGCTCTCAAACTGCTCCTCTGGAGCCGCCCATTACGGCCTGGAAGCGAACATGGCCCCAGCAATCGCGGGTAATACTTACCCAGCGTGGCGTGCTGCTTCAGGCAAGTTTGAGTGTTGAAGGGTTATCGGTAGCGAAAGAGAACGTGAAGCTCGCCTGTACCTGGCAAGCAGGTGTGGAGTGTGTGTTTCCTGCTAACCACTTTGGTGACGATGGCAGTGGCTGTCTTGATAATGCCGTTCACTTTCGTGTTGAACTGCCGATTCGCTCGGGAAATGTAAGGCTTGCTGCCGTGTTGTTTACTGATGCTGGGGAGCAGCGTATTCCGCTAGAGCGTTTAACGCTTATGCCCGATGCATCAGCACAGGAACTTCAAGCAAGCGCGCTGATTGGTAAACAGGGCTGGCTGTTTCTTGATCAAGATACCAACTTGAGCCTGTATCAGTACCTTGGCTATATGTCGCTAGACCAGAAGGCTATCGCCCAATGGACTACTTATGCCGAGCAGTTGGTGGCGCTTACCCATCAGGTGAATGCGAAAGTATTGATGGTGGCTGCCCCCAGTAAGGAGCGGGTGATGAGCCACTACCACCCTTATCCTATGGGGGCTGTTTCACCGGCTGATCAAGTTGTCGCGGCGTTACCTGATGGCTTTTGTTTGTACCCTGAAGCATTGCTGAAGCAGATGGGCGATGACGCCTACCATGTAACGGATACCCACTGGACACAGCAAGGCGCTATGCACGTTACGTGCGAAGTGGTGCGCCGGTTAGGGTTGGTAACGTTAGAAGAGGCGGAGCGCTGGTTCGCTGAAGACCAGTATAAAGTTGTGCGCTTACGTGGGGATCTGGGAAATAAGCTGAACCCTGTACGTATGGCCGCTACACAGCGCTTAAGCTCGTTTGACCACCGGCAGCTGAAACGCTACGACAATGGCCTGGCCAATTTTGGGCGGGTAATAGTGTGGGAAAATAGCGATGCTTTGCTTGACCAGTGCTGCTTAGTGATGGGTGCCTCTTCAAGCTATATGATGTTTCCGTTTTTAGTGCGCATTTTCAGCCGTGTGGTATTTGTACATAGCGCCGGTAATGTTGATGTGTCGCTGGTTCATTCTGTCGCTGCCCAGGTAGTGTTAGTACAGACGAATGCGCGCTTTATGGTAGAGGCGCCGAAAGTCACGTGGTCTTTGCAAGATACCATTCTTGAAAAAACAGAAGGCGTAAGCATGGAAGAACATACCGCCGCGTTTGCTGAACGCATACCTGCTAGTCAGGCTAAATTAGCGGGATGGGGGATGGAAAAATGGAATGATTGTCTTCCTGCAGGGTGGTTTAACGCGTGA
- a CDS encoding ATP-grasp fold amidoligase family protein: MTTSLFPSFHDFLLQPEQLAWVQASHPARKGTLPVPPSFRVTMDALVRRYQREEQQPGVSSFSELAGDRVWVAGQMQALGVLTAQILKDDFSLQHLRDVLEGIDACVIKPKEAHSSRGVLSLKRVDEITFDCLQLRCRLRLVDILEQLYQEMREHQFPNHWQLEELLLPPSGLLRPVDDFKFYAFRGRIGLILQVARQPEGQYYRWYDRDWHPVTTGKYEEAIDAALLPPRNPDALLKMAEQVSAALPTPFCRVDLYEARQGPVLGELTPVPGTYHSFGEQADLYLGAMFELDASLAIP; encoded by the coding sequence ATGACCACGTCACTTTTCCCTTCGTTTCATGATTTTCTTTTGCAGCCAGAGCAGTTGGCTTGGGTCCAGGCCTCTCACCCTGCCCGTAAAGGCACGCTGCCAGTGCCACCGTCCTTTCGTGTAACCATGGATGCGCTGGTTCGTCGCTATCAGCGTGAAGAGCAGCAGCCAGGGGTTAGCAGCTTCTCGGAGCTGGCGGGGGATCGCGTGTGGGTAGCCGGCCAAATGCAAGCACTGGGTGTACTTACGGCACAAATCCTTAAGGATGACTTTTCCTTACAGCATTTACGCGATGTACTGGAAGGCATAGATGCGTGTGTGATTAAACCCAAAGAGGCCCATAGTTCCCGTGGGGTACTCTCGCTCAAGCGGGTAGATGAGATAACGTTTGATTGTTTGCAGCTACGCTGCCGTTTACGTTTGGTAGATATTCTCGAACAGCTCTATCAGGAAATGCGTGAGCATCAGTTTCCTAACCACTGGCAGCTTGAAGAGCTGCTTTTGCCTCCTTCTGGTTTGTTACGTCCAGTCGATGATTTCAAATTCTATGCGTTCCGTGGGCGCATAGGTTTAATTTTGCAGGTAGCCCGCCAGCCCGAGGGGCAGTATTATCGCTGGTATGATCGTGACTGGCATCCGGTTACAACGGGCAAGTATGAAGAAGCAATAGATGCGGCGTTATTGCCACCACGCAACCCAGATGCATTGCTAAAAATGGCGGAGCAGGTTTCAGCCGCATTGCCTACGCCTTTTTGCCGGGTGGATTTATACGAAGCCCGCCAGGGGCCGGTGTTGGGTGAGTTAACACCGGTACCGGGTACGTATCACTCCTTTGGTGAACAGGCAGACCTTTATCTAGGAGCGATGTTTGAGCTAGATGCGAGTTTGGCTATCCCTTAA